Proteins encoded within one genomic window of Lampris incognitus isolate fLamInc1 chromosome 1, fLamInc1.hap2, whole genome shotgun sequence:
- the LOC130121048 gene encoding cyclic nucleotide-gated cation channel-like — MTGDIADSHRLSVKTWTEEESDRADSTLSRYYTHAHTVIPNLTHSFRVLGCVRALVSMVMTLREWAHKSLVEENERPDSFLERFRGPAPMDLQAPPSRFSHTHTDSDTDADGRRARHTKRRCNVLVLSPSDDTYYHWLMVIGAAVLYNWSLLVVRACFDELQTKSVLVWLILDYLCDGVYVLDMAVRLRTGFLDQGLMVKDVRRLRTTYLRTVQCKLDVCSILPTDLLYLTVGISYTPLLRFNRLLRLPRLFEFFERTETRTGYPNTFRICKLVLYILVIIHWNACGYYSFSKVLGLGSDSWVYPNASDPEFGSLTRSYIYCLYWSTLTLTTIGETPPPVRDEEFLFLVFDFLVGVLIFASIVGNVGAMISNMNATRAAFQSRVDALKHYMHFRHVSKELEQRVIRWFDYLWSNQKAVDEQEVLKSLPNKLRVEIAINVHLETLKKVRIFQDCEAGLLVELVLKLRPQVFSPGDYICRKGDVGKEMYIIKDGRLAVVGDDGVSQLAVLTAGSCFGEISILNIKGSKMGNRRTANIRSLGYSDLFCLSKQDLMEALQEFPHARAQLEQRGRDILQKEGLLEEMSVSAGEEVEEKVARLESSLDRMQTCLARLQSEFNSSQLRIKQRLTVLEHIATPIMGSGFLSDADGNESIPGAEGKHSEINIHL, encoded by the exons ATGACGGGTGACATAGCGGATTCGCACAGGCTGTCTGTGAAAACATGGACAGAAGAGGAGAGTGACCGAGCTGACAGCACACTTAGCAGgtactacacacacgcacacacggtaaTCCCCAATCTTACACACTCATTCCGTGTACTCGGGTGTGTACGGGC gTTGGTCAGTATGGTCATGACGCTGAGAGAGTGGGCCCATAAGAGTTTGGTTGAAGAGAACGAGCGGCCGGATTCCTTCCTCGAACGTTTCAGAGGCCCCGCGCCCATGGACCTACAAGCCCCGCCCAGCAGGTTTAGCCACACCCACACCGACTCTGACACGGACGCCGATGGCAGACGTGCCAGGCACAC AAAGAGGAGGTGTAATGTATTGGTCTTATCTCCATCTGATGACACCTACTACCACTGGCTGATGGTGATCGGTGCTGCTGTTCTGTATAACTGGAGCCTCCTTGTCGTCAG GGCCTGTTTTGATGAGCTCCAGACCaaaagtgtgttagtgtggctgatATTGGACTATCTTTGCGATGGGGTCTATGTGCTCGATATGGCTGTTCGCCTACGCACAG GCTTCTTGGACCAGGGCTTGATGGTGAAAGATGTGCGCCGCCTGAGAACAACCTACCTCCGCACCGTCCAGTGCAAACTGGACGTCTGCTCCATCCTCCCCACCGACCTCCTGTACCTCACAGTGGGTATTTCCTACACACCTCTTCTTCGATTCAACCGACTGCTTCGCCTCCCGCGGCTCTTCGAATTTTTTGAACGCACGGAAACCCGCACGGGCTACCCCAACACTTTCCGCATCTGTAAACTGGTGCTGTACATCCTGGTGATCATCCACTGGAACGCCTGTGGTTATTACAGCTTCTCGAAGGTCCTGGGGCTCGGCTCTGACTCCTGGGTATACCCGAACGCCTCTGACCCAGAGTTCGGCTCGCTCACCAGAAGTTATATATACTGTCTGTATTGGTCGACCCTGACCTTGACGACCatcggagaaaccccaccgcctGTTAGAGACGAGGAGTTTTTGTTCCTGGTGTTTGACTTCCTG GTTGGTGTTCTGATTTTTGCTTCCATCGTGGGGAACGTTGGAGCCATGATTTCCAATATGAATGCCACAAGAGCTGCTTTCCAGAGCCGCGTGGATGCGTTGAAACACTACATGCACTTCAGACATGTCAGTAAAGAGCTGGAGCAGCGGGTCATTCGCTGGTTTGACTACCTCTGGAGTAACCAGAAAGCTGTCGATGAACAGGAGGTACTGAAGAGCCTGCCCAATAAGCTGAGAGTGGAGATTGCCATTAATGTTCATCTGGAGACACTGAAGAAG gtGCGTATATTCCAGGACTGCGAGGCAGGCCTATTGGTGGAGCTGGTGTTGAAGCTTCGACCCCAAGTCTTCAGTCCTGGAGACTACATCTGTAGAAAG ggagacgtgggAAAGGAGATGTACATCATTAAAGATGGCCGCTTGGCTGTGGTGGGGGATGACGGGGTCAGCCAGTTAGCAGTTCTGACTGCGGGAAGTTGCTTTGGAGAGATCAGCATCTTGAACATCAAGGGCAGCAAGATGGGGAACCGGCGCACAGCAAATATCCGCAGCCTGGGATACTCAGACCTATTCTGCCTCTCTAAACAAGACCTCATGGAGGCGCTGCAGGAGTTCCCCCATGCCAGAGCTCAGCTGGAGCAAAGGGGACGGGACATTTTGCAGAAGGAGGGCCTCCTAGAAGAAATGAGTGTGTCTGCTGGAGAGGAGGTTGAGGAGAAGGTGGCAAGACTCGAATCTAGTCTGGACCGTATGCAG ACCTGTCTGGCCCGTCTGCAGAGCGAGTTCAACTCCTCCCAGCTACGGATAAAACAGCGTCTAACAGTCCTGGAGCACATCGCCACACCCATCATGGGCAGCGGTTTCCTGTCGGATGCTGATGGCAACGAGAGCATCCCTGGAGCCGAGGGAAAGCACAGCGAAATTAACATCCACCTTTGA